In Hymenobacter gelipurpurascens, one DNA window encodes the following:
- a CDS encoding alpha/beta fold hydrolase encodes MLAATHTVYVYDRRGRGQSPDVGKPYSFQYELDDLAAMVALAGPGTALLGHSFGGGLVLAYTIREGFTGRIILYEPINSILRQLSGGHYAHLQALVDQGQLDEATAFGMEKVVGLPAAQVAQARQSRGWFQSVERVTAFAREVAGLDALAPSEAETDAIRVRAFVLLGTSTALVPIRVATAGVAARVRGLTLYPIINQGHFAHFENPEQLRQLVVRCLTEA; translated from the coding sequence CTGTTGGCGGCTACGCACACCGTGTACGTGTACGACCGTCGGGGAAGGGGCCAGAGCCCCGATGTGGGGAAGCCCTACTCGTTTCAGTACGAGCTGGATGACCTGGCCGCGATGGTGGCCCTGGCAGGGCCGGGTACGGCCTTGCTCGGACACAGCTTCGGGGGTGGCCTGGTACTGGCCTACACTATCCGCGAAGGGTTCACGGGCCGCATTATACTGTATGAGCCCATCAATTCTATTCTGCGCCAGCTCAGCGGAGGACATTATGCCCACTTGCAAGCCCTCGTTGACCAGGGCCAGCTCGATGAAGCAACGGCTTTCGGAATGGAGAAGGTAGTTGGGTTGCCGGCAGCCCAGGTGGCGCAGGCCCGGCAAAGCCGAGGGTGGTTTCAGTCGGTAGAGCGAGTCACCGCCTTCGCCCGGGAAGTGGCCGGCTTGGATGCGCTTGCCCCCAGCGAAGCAGAAACCGACGCCATCCGGGTGCGGGCCTTCGTTTTGCTCGGCACGTCTACGGCCCTGGTTCCTATCCGGGTGGCGACGGCGGGAGTAGCCGCACGGGTACGCGGGCTCACCCTCTATCCGATTATCAACCAAGGGCATTTTGCCCACTTTGAAAACCCCGAGCAGCTACGTCAACTGGTTGTGCGCTGTCTTACAGAAGCTTAA
- the panB gene encoding 3-methyl-2-oxobutanoate hydroxymethyltransferase, with protein MSQHKEVKLVTTHQLQAMKQRGEKISMLTAYDCSMARILDGAGTDVLLVGDSAANVMAGHETTLPITLDQMIYHAQSVVRGTRRAFVAVDLPFGSYQGNSSEALRSAVRVMKESGAHGLKLEGGAEIKDSITRILAAGIPVMGHLGLTPQSIYKFGTYTVRAKEAAEAQKLLEDAQLLQELGCFAVVLEKIPAVLARQVAEQLTIPVIGIGAGPHMDGQVLVVHDVLGITQEFKPRFLRRYAELGDLMHQAVTQYVSDVKSRAFPTEAEGY; from the coding sequence ATGTCCCAACATAAAGAAGTCAAGCTCGTTACCACCCACCAGCTGCAGGCTATGAAGCAGCGGGGCGAGAAAATCTCCATGCTCACGGCCTATGATTGCTCCATGGCCAGGATTCTGGATGGGGCCGGCACCGACGTGCTGCTCGTCGGCGACTCGGCCGCCAATGTCATGGCGGGCCATGAAACCACGCTGCCTATCACCCTGGACCAGATGATTTACCACGCCCAAAGCGTGGTGCGGGGCACCCGGCGGGCCTTCGTGGCCGTGGATTTACCTTTCGGCTCCTACCAGGGCAATAGCAGCGAGGCCCTGCGCTCGGCCGTGCGCGTTATGAAGGAAAGCGGGGCCCACGGCCTGAAGCTGGAGGGTGGGGCCGAAATCAAGGACAGCATCACGCGCATTCTGGCGGCCGGCATTCCGGTGATGGGCCACCTCGGCCTCACGCCCCAAAGCATTTACAAGTTTGGCACCTACACCGTGCGCGCTAAGGAAGCCGCCGAGGCACAGAAGCTGCTGGAAGATGCCCAACTGCTGCAGGAGCTGGGCTGCTTTGCCGTAGTGCTGGAAAAGATTCCGGCGGTGCTCGCCCGGCAGGTAGCCGAGCAGCTCACGATTCCGGTTATCGGCATCGGTGCCGGGCCCCACATGGATGGGCAGGTACTCGTCGTGCACGACGTGCTGGGCATCACCCAGGAATTCAAGCCCCGCTTCCTGCGCCGCTACGCCGAGCTGGGCGACCTGATGCACCAGGCCGTCACACAGTACGTGAGCGATGTGAAAAGCCGCGCCTTTCCTACGGAAGCGGAAGGCTACTAA
- a CDS encoding MFS transporter → MKQAEPLPLFKAWVPEWAIRAVLFWALLPPFLLLGLYAGSGAEVAAYYGVEPADVQFSILLFYAGLVAFLPFDPHLGSYLRLRNYLLVSVVLLAGLVGLAGWVRDFRLLLVLRFLQGTVACTIVTPLLTLIFSRLHTTRARAMGYAVFYGGLLASAPLGTMLSWTVLDRYPVPALFHAFLLLAVPGALLLLLILNGVRTRRRLPLTQLEWPSWVLLATMLLGMAYLASYGQLRYWLESPEAWLALGLSVVGGGAFGWRQWHLKRPYIHLGVFRYRTFCVGLVLFMAFYFFRGTTNISASYFTGVLHVNAHQMVELQAATLVGIVLGVSVVVRFVLLGTPLRRLLVVGFALLLAHHVWMYLLFGPAQGLAVFRLPLLLQGVAVGFVLVPLALFTMGGLPPQLASAGTFAAVAFRNLGFVGSLAVTSVLQPYWRTAQLDRFRADLLPGTSLVAARMQVLQHTLQGRGLDVETGQRGAASLLSRTLETQTLLRYCLNYFGLVSLGITALLVVLLVLPPLHWQAVTFRQRPL, encoded by the coding sequence ATGAAACAAGCTGAGCCGCTGCCTCTTTTCAAGGCGTGGGTACCCGAGTGGGCCATTCGGGCCGTGCTATTTTGGGCGCTGCTGCCGCCGTTTCTGCTGCTGGGCCTCTACGCTGGCAGTGGGGCCGAGGTGGCCGCCTACTACGGCGTGGAGCCGGCCGACGTGCAGTTCTCCATCCTGCTGTTCTACGCGGGCCTGGTGGCCTTTCTGCCTTTCGACCCGCACCTGGGCAGTTACCTGCGTCTGCGCAATTATCTACTCGTGAGCGTTGTGCTGCTGGCGGGATTAGTGGGCCTGGCCGGCTGGGTGCGCGATTTTCGTCTGCTGCTGGTACTGCGCTTTTTGCAGGGCACGGTGGCCTGCACTATCGTCACGCCGCTGCTGACGCTGATTTTTTCGCGCCTGCACACTACCCGGGCGCGAGCCATGGGCTACGCCGTGTTTTACGGGGGGCTGCTGGCCTCGGCGCCGCTGGGCACCATGCTGAGCTGGACGGTGCTTGACCGCTACCCCGTGCCGGCGCTGTTTCACGCGTTTCTGCTGCTGGCCGTGCCCGGCGCGCTGCTGCTGCTGCTCATTCTGAACGGGGTGCGCACCCGGCGTCGGCTGCCGCTCACCCAGCTGGAGTGGCCCAGCTGGGTGCTGCTGGCCACGATGCTGCTGGGCATGGCCTACCTGGCTTCGTATGGCCAGCTGCGGTACTGGCTGGAAAGCCCGGAAGCCTGGCTGGCGCTGGGGCTCTCCGTGGTGGGCGGCGGGGCCTTCGGGTGGCGCCAATGGCATCTGAAGCGGCCCTATATTCACCTGGGGGTGTTTCGCTACCGCACCTTTTGCGTAGGGCTGGTCCTGTTCATGGCGTTCTACTTTTTCCGGGGCACCACCAACATCTCGGCCTCTTATTTCACCGGGGTGCTGCACGTCAATGCTCATCAGATGGTGGAGCTGCAAGCCGCTACGCTGGTGGGCATTGTGCTGGGCGTGAGCGTCGTGGTGCGCTTCGTGCTGCTAGGCACGCCCCTGCGCCGGCTGCTGGTGGTCGGCTTCGCCCTGCTGCTGGCCCACCACGTCTGGATGTATCTACTCTTCGGCCCGGCCCAGGGGCTGGCCGTTTTTCGGCTACCCCTGCTGCTGCAAGGGGTGGCCGTGGGCTTTGTATTGGTGCCGCTGGCCTTGTTTACCATGGGCGGGCTGCCGCCGCAGTTGGCCTCGGCAGGCACCTTCGCGGCGGTGGCCTTTCGCAACCTGGGCTTCGTGGGCTCGCTGGCTGTTACCAGCGTGCTGCAGCCGTATTGGCGCACGGCCCAGCTCGACCGGTTCCGAGCCGATTTGCTGCCCGGCACTAGCCTTGTGGCCGCCCGCATGCAGGTCCTGCAGCACACCCTGCAAGGCCGGGGGCTAGACGTGGAAACAGGCCAGCGCGGCGCGGCCAGCCTGCTCTCCCGCACCCTCGAAACGCAAACCCTGCTGCGCTACTGCCTCAACTACTTCGGCTTGGTCAGCCTGGGCATCACGGCCCTGCTTGTGGTGCTGCTGGTGCTGCCGCCGCTACACTGGCAGGCCGTCACGTTCCGGCAGCGGCCCTTGTAA
- a CDS encoding zinc-binding alcohol dehydrogenase family protein, which produces MKAAVLPRPGGADQFQLEERPVPTPQSGQVLLRVRAFGLNRSELMTRKGLSPGVQFPRVLGIECVGEVVQDPSGQYQPGQQVAALMGGMGRDYDGSYAEYTVVPKSILYPFRSQLPWPQLGAIPEMFQTVYGSLHLALKIQAGETLLIRGGTSSVGLLAAQVARNAGLTVLATTRSAAKADLLTANGATHVLVDNGQLLGPVRALCPEGVDKVLELVGATTLQDSLACIKPGGVGCMTGMLSESWSIPDFAPMEFIPATVSLTIYDSGQITAPAAALQTFIDSVEAGQVLLGIGRIFSLDQIAEAHQLMESNAAGGKIVVLP; this is translated from the coding sequence ATGAAAGCAGCCGTCTTGCCCCGCCCCGGTGGCGCCGACCAGTTTCAACTTGAAGAGCGCCCCGTGCCCACTCCCCAATCGGGGCAGGTGCTGCTGCGGGTGCGCGCCTTCGGGCTGAACCGCTCCGAGCTGATGACCCGCAAAGGACTCTCGCCGGGGGTGCAATTTCCACGGGTGCTGGGCATCGAGTGCGTCGGCGAAGTGGTGCAGGACCCTTCAGGTCAGTACCAGCCCGGCCAGCAGGTGGCGGCCCTGATGGGGGGCATGGGCCGGGACTACGACGGCAGTTATGCCGAGTATACGGTGGTGCCCAAAAGCATCCTGTATCCATTTCGCAGTCAGCTGCCTTGGCCGCAGCTCGGGGCCATTCCCGAAATGTTCCAGACGGTGTACGGCTCGCTGCACCTGGCCCTGAAAATCCAGGCGGGCGAAACGCTGCTCATCCGGGGCGGCACCTCTTCGGTGGGGCTGCTGGCCGCGCAAGTGGCTCGCAACGCTGGCCTGACGGTGCTGGCTACCACCCGAAGTGCGGCCAAGGCCGACCTGCTCACCGCCAACGGCGCCACGCACGTGCTCGTCGACAATGGCCAGCTGCTAGGGCCAGTCCGGGCGCTCTGCCCCGAGGGCGTGGACAAGGTGCTGGAATTGGTCGGTGCCACCACCCTGCAGGATTCGCTGGCCTGCATCAAGCCCGGGGGCGTCGGCTGCATGACGGGTATGCTCTCCGAGAGCTGGTCTATCCCGGACTTTGCGCCCATGGAGTTTATTCCGGCCACTGTCAGCCTGACCATTTACGACAGCGGCCAGATTACGGCCCCTGCGGCCGCGCTGCAGACCTTTATCGACTCGGTGGAAGCCGGCCAAGTCCTGCTCGGCATCGGCCGCATCTTTTCGCTCGACCAGATTGCCGAGGCGCACCAGCTCATGGAGAGCAATGCGGCGGGGGGCAAGATTGTTGTCCTTCCCTAA
- a CDS encoding HlyD family secretion protein gives MIQPTTSPQHPAQRTDRLVARITSTLAGLLVLVLLIWAGRIGWSMLHYESTDDAQVEEYINPINSKVSGYIRQIHYQENQAVKAGDTLVVLDDRDFELPVAEAEAALANAQAQLLNLARTVQTSQRSSQVSQSQIGAAKARLVQQEQDFARYHQLLADEAVTRQQFERVQSALDVARSDYQALAGGYQTALSRVNESQGQRAVLQAEIRRRQALLRKARLDLSYTIVTAPYAGVMGRQTIQEGQLMQAGQPLAYIVNRQAGKWITANFKETQLPRLHVGQPVRIITDAYPDQVFAGRIESLSPATGARFSLLPPDNATGNFIKVIQRLPIRIHLTDQPAKIAQLAAGMNATVTVAK, from the coding sequence ATGATCCAGCCGACGACCTCGCCGCAACATCCCGCGCAGCGCACCGACCGCCTGGTGGCGCGCATCACCTCTACCCTCGCCGGCTTGCTGGTGCTGGTCCTGCTCATCTGGGCCGGCCGCATCGGGTGGTCGATGCTGCACTACGAAAGCACCGACGATGCTCAGGTGGAAGAATACATCAACCCCATTAACAGCAAGGTCAGCGGCTACATCCGCCAGATTCACTACCAGGAAAATCAGGCGGTGAAGGCCGGCGACACGTTGGTGGTACTCGACGACCGCGACTTCGAGCTGCCCGTGGCCGAAGCCGAAGCGGCCCTGGCCAATGCCCAGGCCCAGCTGCTGAACCTGGCCCGCACCGTGCAAACCTCGCAGCGTAGCTCGCAGGTGAGTCAAAGCCAGATTGGGGCGGCCAAGGCCCGGCTCGTGCAGCAGGAGCAGGACTTTGCCCGCTACCACCAGCTGCTGGCCGACGAAGCCGTGACCCGCCAGCAGTTCGAGCGGGTGCAGTCGGCCCTCGACGTGGCCCGCTCCGACTACCAGGCGCTGGCTGGCGGCTACCAGACTGCCCTCTCGCGTGTAAATGAAAGTCAGGGCCAGCGGGCCGTGCTGCAAGCCGAAATCCGGCGGCGCCAAGCGCTGCTGCGTAAAGCCCGGCTGGACCTCTCCTATACCATCGTGACGGCCCCGTACGCCGGCGTGATGGGCCGCCAGACCATTCAGGAAGGTCAGCTGATGCAGGCCGGGCAGCCGCTGGCCTACATTGTAAACCGCCAGGCAGGCAAGTGGATAACGGCCAACTTCAAGGAAACTCAGCTGCCCCGCCTGCACGTGGGGCAGCCCGTGCGCATCATCACCGATGCCTACCCCGACCAAGTGTTTGCGGGCCGCATCGAGTCGCTGTCGCCGGCCACGGGGGCGCGGTTTTCGCTCTTGCCGCCCGACAACGCCACCGGCAACTTCATCAAGGTGATTCAGCGCCTACCCATCCGCATTCATCTCACCGATCAGCCGGCGAAAATCGCCCAACTCGCGGCCGGCATGAATGCCACCGTGACGGTGGCCAAGTAA
- a CDS encoding NAD(P)-dependent alcohol dehydrogenase — translation MKITAAVVKEKGGSFLLEEMELDQPQPQEVLVRIVATGICHTDMVIRNQQMPAPLPMVLGHEGAGVVEAVGNEVTEVAVGDHVVLTFGYCGKCSSCREGFPTYCEHMLEHNFAGSRPDGSHRIHQHSTPDLHDSFFSQSSFATYAVAHENNTIKVPKDVPLELLGPLGCGIQTGAGAILNSLNVPSGASIAVFGTGAVGLSAIMASRVAGATTIIAVDINDERLALALELGATHTINSKTGNVVEQIQQLTGPGTHFAFDTTGRPEVIRTAVQGLRTHGVCGLVGVTAPDKELSFGPNDIMVAGRTVKGILQGDSVPSIFIPRLIALYQQGQFPFDKLVKFYEFDQINQAAEDSEKGVTIKPVLRIGKV, via the coding sequence ATGAAGATTACTGCTGCAGTCGTTAAAGAGAAAGGGGGCTCGTTTCTGCTCGAAGAAATGGAGCTGGACCAGCCTCAACCCCAGGAAGTGCTCGTGCGCATTGTGGCCACCGGCATCTGCCACACCGATATGGTGATTCGCAACCAGCAGATGCCCGCGCCCCTGCCAATGGTATTGGGCCACGAGGGCGCCGGTGTGGTCGAAGCCGTGGGCAACGAAGTAACCGAGGTAGCCGTGGGTGACCACGTGGTGCTCACCTTCGGCTACTGCGGCAAGTGCAGCAGCTGTCGGGAGGGCTTCCCTACCTACTGTGAGCACATGCTGGAGCATAACTTCGCCGGCAGCCGCCCCGATGGCAGCCACCGCATTCACCAGCACAGCACGCCCGACTTGCACGACAGCTTCTTCTCGCAGTCGTCGTTTGCCACCTACGCCGTGGCCCACGAAAACAACACCATCAAGGTGCCCAAGGACGTACCGCTGGAGTTGCTCGGGCCGCTAGGCTGCGGCATCCAGACCGGCGCCGGCGCCATTCTTAATAGCCTGAACGTGCCCTCCGGGGCCAGCATTGCCGTCTTCGGTACCGGAGCCGTGGGGCTGTCGGCCATCATGGCCTCGCGCGTGGCCGGGGCCACGACCATCATTGCCGTCGACATCAACGACGAGCGCCTGGCCCTGGCCCTGGAGCTGGGTGCCACGCACACGATCAACAGCAAGACGGGCAACGTGGTGGAGCAGATTCAGCAGCTCACCGGCCCGGGTACTCACTTCGCCTTCGACACCACGGGGCGCCCGGAAGTTATCCGCACGGCCGTGCAGGGGCTACGCACCCACGGCGTGTGCGGGCTGGTAGGCGTAACGGCCCCCGACAAGGAGTTGAGCTTCGGGCCCAACGACATCATGGTGGCCGGCCGGACAGTGAAGGGCATTCTGCAGGGCGACTCGGTACCCAGCATCTTCATTCCGCGTCTGATTGCCCTCTACCAGCAGGGGCAGTTTCCCTTCGACAAGCTGGTGAAGTTCTACGAGTTCGATCAGATAAACCAGGCCGCCGAAGACTCCGAGAAGGGCGTTACCATCAAGCCGGTGCTGCGCATCGGTAAGGTGTAA
- a CDS encoding YybH family protein, which yields MKTSLFAAALFLSLTSLQSKAMTLSGERPVSVTVADNDKAAIEKVITAYRDALKEANASRVVALYTKDAVLMPPGAPTAVGQEQVKATYEYVFSAIKLDINFSIDDIVVNGNSAIVRSTSKGTAVVNANGQSAPEENRELFVFQKVGGQWKIARYMYNKTK from the coding sequence ATGAAGACTTCCCTGTTTGCTGCCGCTCTTTTCCTTTCCCTGACCTCCCTGCAAAGCAAAGCCATGACCCTGTCAGGCGAGCGGCCCGTTTCCGTAACCGTTGCCGACAACGACAAAGCCGCCATTGAGAAAGTCATCACGGCCTACCGCGATGCCCTGAAGGAAGCCAACGCCAGCAGGGTGGTGGCCCTCTACACCAAAGACGCCGTGCTCATGCCGCCAGGCGCCCCTACCGCCGTGGGCCAGGAGCAGGTGAAAGCCACGTACGAGTATGTGTTCAGCGCCATAAAGCTGGACATCAATTTCAGCATTGACGACATCGTGGTAAACGGCAACAGTGCCATCGTGCGCTCCACCTCCAAAGGCACTGCCGTGGTAAATGCCAATGGCCAGTCGGCCCCGGAAGAGAACCGCGAGCTGTTTGTCTTCCAGAAGGTAGGCGGCCAGTGGAAGATTGCCCGCTACATGTACAACAAAACGAAGTAA
- a CDS encoding MFS transporter, whose translation MRLGSWGSAPIPICLIDYPPSKPVQPTLTNQAQPRAGLSRASLLVATCSTIIEWYDFTLCLYFATVLSRVFFGPGATSLLTALGGFAVSYLMRPLGALVFGHIGDRYGRRRMMLLSMAVMTGAMLVTALLPTHAQIGAWAGWLLLLLRCLMAFSVGGEYTGVVAYLLEGARPGRRGLVTSLAAAASEVGALLAVGVCALLVYGLPTASVDTWGWRLPFLLGAVLAGGVWLARSTMQESPDFERQQEAGTVPTSPLRHTLRYHRPAILRTFAISALGSITYYVGITYVPTFLSTTGQRGEGEALGLSTMAAVVVILVTPFVGLLSDRLGRKPVLAVLAGASALLPITLFSLMRGGSTLQAILGAVVLAAVAGGVSAVGAAATAEQFPGEGRLSGLALGATAATAVFGGLTPFLAELLIARTGWPLVPGAMIALVALLVLPVLLTMPETAFSKRTT comes from the coding sequence ATGCGGCTAGGAAGCTGGGGTAGCGCCCCAATCCCTATTTGTCTTATTGACTACCCCCCAAGCAAGCCTGTGCAACCTACCCTGACCAACCAAGCGCAGCCCCGCGCTGGGCTTTCCCGCGCCTCCCTGCTGGTGGCCACATGCTCGACCATCATTGAGTGGTATGACTTCACCCTCTGCCTCTATTTCGCCACCGTCCTCTCGCGGGTCTTCTTTGGCCCGGGGGCCACGTCACTGCTCACTGCCCTCGGCGGGTTTGCCGTCTCCTACCTGATGCGGCCGCTGGGCGCGCTGGTCTTCGGCCACATCGGCGACCGCTACGGCCGGCGGCGCATGATGCTGCTGTCCATGGCCGTGATGACTGGGGCCATGCTCGTCACGGCCCTGCTGCCCACCCATGCGCAAATCGGGGCGTGGGCCGGGTGGCTGCTCTTGCTGCTGCGGTGTTTGATGGCCTTCTCGGTGGGGGGCGAGTACACGGGGGTGGTGGCCTACTTGCTGGAAGGGGCCCGGCCAGGCCGCCGCGGCCTGGTGACTTCGCTGGCTGCTGCCGCGAGCGAGGTCGGCGCCTTGCTGGCCGTGGGCGTGTGCGCCCTGCTCGTGTACGGGCTGCCGACGGCCAGCGTGGATACCTGGGGCTGGCGCCTGCCTTTCCTGCTGGGAGCGGTCCTGGCCGGCGGCGTCTGGCTGGCCCGCTCCACCATGCAGGAGTCGCCTGACTTCGAGCGGCAGCAGGAGGCCGGCACGGTGCCCACCTCCCCCCTGCGCCACACACTGCGCTACCACCGACCCGCCATTTTGCGCACGTTCGCTATCTCCGCCCTGGGCTCCATCACGTATTACGTTGGTATTACCTACGTACCGACCTTCCTGTCCACCACCGGGCAGCGCGGGGAAGGCGAGGCGTTGGGGCTGTCCACCATGGCGGCCGTGGTCGTCATCCTGGTCACGCCCTTCGTGGGACTGCTGTCCGACCGCCTGGGCCGCAAGCCCGTGCTGGCGGTGCTGGCCGGGGCCAGCGCCCTGCTGCCCATCACCCTGTTTTCGCTCATGCGCGGCGGCAGCACCCTGCAGGCTATTCTGGGGGCAGTGGTGCTGGCCGCGGTGGCCGGGGGCGTCAGTGCGGTCGGCGCCGCCGCCACGGCTGAGCAATTTCCAGGCGAAGGCCGCCTGAGCGGGTTGGCTTTGGGGGCCACGGCGGCCACGGCCGTGTTCGGGGGCCTTACGCCCTTTTTGGCGGAGTTGCTCATCGCCCGCACGGGCTGGCCGCTCGTACCCGGGGCCATGATTGCCTTGGTCGCGCTGCTGGTGCTGCCGGTCCTGCTCACCATGCCCGAAACTGCCTTTTCAAAACGAACTACCTAA
- a CDS encoding SDR family NAD(P)-dependent oxidoreductase, which yields MNTQIKTAVLTGANSGIGLALTHKLLAEGYRVIGTSRSGQMADFSHPNLSVISLDVTDDASIAQAVAQIGQLAPSIDLLVNNAGVGSDLGTITPERSALRDTFATNVDGTILFTEPMLPLVRDGGQIIFLSSKMGLVSHAAADSPAYRISKAAINMYAAILAERVAERGISVTPMHPGWVQTRMGGDSAPFTTEQSAEGLFRGIQARPESGKFWNVEVDSLLA from the coding sequence ATGAACACGCAAATAAAAACTGCCGTTTTAACCGGCGCTAACAGCGGCATCGGTCTGGCCCTTACCCATAAACTGCTGGCCGAAGGCTACCGCGTTATTGGCACGTCCCGCTCGGGCCAGATGGCTGATTTCAGCCATCCCAACCTCAGCGTGATATCCCTGGACGTCACCGACGACGCCAGCATCGCGCAGGCCGTCGCTCAAATCGGCCAGCTCGCGCCCAGCATTGACCTGCTAGTGAACAACGCCGGGGTCGGCTCCGACCTGGGCACGATTACGCCCGAGCGCTCCGCCCTGCGCGATACCTTCGCCACCAACGTGGACGGCACCATTCTCTTCACCGAGCCCATGCTGCCGCTGGTGCGCGACGGAGGGCAAATCATTTTCCTCTCCTCGAAGATGGGCCTGGTAAGTCACGCCGCCGCTGACAGCCCCGCCTACCGCATTTCCAAGGCCGCCATCAACATGTACGCTGCTATCCTGGCCGAGCGCGTAGCCGAGCGCGGCATCTCGGTCACGCCCATGCACCCGGGTTGGGTGCAGACCCGTATGGGCGGCGACAGCGCCCCCTTCACCACTGAGCAGTCGGCGGAGGGCTTGTTTCGCGGCATTCAGGCCCGGCCTGAGAGCGGCAAGTTCTGGAACGTGGAAGTCGATAGTCTACTAGCGTAG
- a CDS encoding TolC family protein: MNGSRWLRLGVVAFLLSVTYPLAAQTASHPAEPLTLEQAWALATAHNKEVLMQRRQVALSAELVKDRQNEHLPHVTTSGSYAYLGGLIAYEPYAGLHNPEQKAVPPSPHAYHVGLEADWEVYTGGRINNQIATQTVNEGLETERLALTASDVRLRVATAYLDVQRNREYQALTANNVKESERRLTQIRSLFKNGVVLRSDLLRAELQLSRQQLLLTEIGNTLTLTNQRLNLLLGTSEDQVNQLAPVNPTPAVLDTTYADYLGQAQANAPELRVAGLQTRLSELRLQATQVSKRPQVGLFTGYAYTYPNRLVFPNVSQIYGVGEVGVRVSYNITARWLDRHAEKAAEIGIERQRIGQERVLDDKRQEVKTAYVRYQETQERLRIAEQSIGQAAENYRIVSHTYFNQLALLTDLLDADNQLLQARFDLVTAQTLAGTYYYQLQKAIGHL, encoded by the coding sequence ATGAACGGTTCAAGGTGGCTGCGGCTAGGTGTCGTAGCTTTTTTACTTTCAGTCACTTACCCACTCGCTGCGCAAACGGCCAGTCATCCTGCTGAGCCCCTTACCCTGGAGCAGGCCTGGGCGCTGGCCACCGCGCACAACAAAGAAGTGCTGATGCAACGCCGGCAGGTAGCGCTCAGCGCCGAGTTGGTGAAGGACCGGCAGAATGAGCACCTGCCCCACGTGACCACCAGCGGCAGCTACGCCTACCTGGGCGGGCTAATTGCCTACGAGCCCTACGCCGGGCTGCACAACCCCGAGCAGAAAGCCGTGCCGCCCAGCCCCCACGCCTACCACGTCGGCCTCGAAGCCGACTGGGAAGTATACACCGGCGGCCGCATCAACAACCAGATTGCTACCCAGACCGTCAATGAGGGGCTGGAAACCGAGCGCCTGGCCCTGACGGCCAGCGACGTGCGCCTGCGCGTAGCCACGGCCTATCTCGACGTGCAGCGCAACCGCGAGTACCAAGCCCTGACGGCCAACAACGTCAAGGAGTCGGAGCGGCGGCTGACGCAGATCCGGTCGTTGTTCAAGAATGGAGTAGTGCTGCGCTCCGACCTGCTGCGGGCGGAGTTGCAGCTTTCGCGGCAACAGCTGCTCCTAACCGAAATCGGTAACACGCTCACGCTTACCAACCAGCGCCTGAACCTGCTGCTGGGCACCTCCGAAGACCAGGTAAACCAGCTGGCCCCGGTTAACCCGACCCCGGCGGTGCTGGATACGACCTACGCCGACTACCTCGGCCAGGCGCAGGCTAACGCCCCTGAGCTGCGGGTGGCCGGGCTGCAAACCCGCCTGAGCGAGCTGCGGCTGCAGGCCACTCAGGTGAGCAAGCGCCCGCAAGTGGGTCTGTTCACGGGCTACGCCTACACCTACCCCAACCGGCTGGTGTTTCCCAACGTGTCGCAGATATATGGCGTGGGCGAAGTCGGCGTGCGGGTTTCCTACAACATCACTGCCCGCTGGCTGGACCGCCACGCCGAGAAGGCCGCCGAAATCGGCATAGAGCGCCAGCGCATCGGCCAGGAGAGGGTGCTGGACGACAAGCGCCAGGAAGTGAAAACGGCCTACGTGCGCTACCAAGAAACCCAGGAGCGCCTGCGCATTGCGGAGCAGAGCATTGGGCAGGCCGCCGAAAATTACCGCATCGTCAGCCACACCTACTTCAACCAGCTGGCCCTGCTCACCGACTTGCTGGACGCGGATAATCAGCTCCTGCAGGCCCGCTTTGACCTGGTGACCGCCCAAACGCTGGCGGGTACCTACTACTATCAACTGCAAAAAGCCATCGGCCACCTATAA